In the Myxocyprinus asiaticus isolate MX2 ecotype Aquarium Trade chromosome 31, UBuf_Myxa_2, whole genome shotgun sequence genome, ACATTCCTTCAACCGAAGTCTAAAAGAAAAACTatgagagggtgaaagagaagaGGCTATAGGTTGACCGATATCTGATTTTGCCGATACCCAAAACTAAGGTATAAGccaataatttttaaaatctatATATTGAATATGTTAAACGTTCTTAGTCTTTCCTGTGACAGGGCACCCATATATTGAGTCTACAGGAgtccaaattgaatgaaatcccagatgcattttattgtgcaaccaaaatcccaataattattaaaaaaaaaaaaaaaagaaagaaaaaaaaagagagagagatctgatACAGGATTTTTACCTCTGAAAAACAATCcaatggggactcttattttgaaatgtacgtGCTCCCAGCTGCTTACACAAACAGGTAAGGGGAACATACGCACCACTGCAATCCCatacaacatattacaatataaacactataaagtaaatATTGTCATATAACAAATATGAGCAGCAATTTAATTGTaattgattaattgtcaaaatCGATAAATTGGTCAACCTCTAGAATAGGCAAGTTCAAAAACAAGATGGACCGTTATGAAAGGAATTGATGATGGACAGAAAGAAAGCAAAACCTGAAAGGAACTCTGTCAACTACAGTCACAGGACCATCAAGACACAACAGCCATCAATCGAGTTTTACCTGAATTTGAAGGACAgggcttagggttagggttgtcTGTTTTAGTGGAAGCATGGATACATACAAAGAGTAGGTAAGAGTTCACACTGAAATCAGGTATCTGATAAAATGGTTGAATTCATAATACGCAGTTTGATTAGAAATACTCAAATAAAGTCTAATTTCTACTATGGATGAAGCCAACCTTTTTTCATTTGAATGAACTAAAGCACCATATGCGAACAAAGCTTGTGTTTATACTACGTgcggttacattttaaattagtttGTTGTGGATACCTTCACAGAAGGATGTCAACTCTCGGGTGTACGACATATCAGTAGGTAAGATGTCTCAGTTGTAAAATTGTTTTTACAATAACCTTGGATAGACAGGcatcaaagttatccatttttattacacgggtctctggaatactcaattctgattagTTAATGCCGCCATCTAGCGTCACGCAACAACCAAACATCTGTGGATTAAGACATGTCATCTTTCATACTTCTCATATCAGtctttacaagtaagctaataaaataatttcaactcatatcaTTGTTTCATGTCcacttatttattaatttggcaacTAGTCTTGTAATAatctggataatgagcagtcatacAGTAATTTTCGCAAAAATAAACAACACCAGAACTCTGACACAAACCAGAGGTGCAAATCAGCTGTTCAGCTATTTCTTTCTTCTTATATTATAACATAATTTCagttcaaatcaatatttcattgaTTATggtccatttacttatttatttggcaagtagtcttgttataaggtggataatgagcagtcagatttgtgcaaaataaacaccaacagattgTAACTTATTGTTATCATAAAATAGCTAATTACTAACCTAActgtaagtaagggataatgtacagtcatccgGTGGTTATCACTTTGCGtttgggtcctgatcaccctgttggggtttattttgcgattatcggctggctgtacattatcccttacttacagTTAAGATAGTAACTAGCTAGCTACAATATCCTCAGGAGGCACACAtgattgtaaataaaatatattacgtccaaaccacacccacaattagttttaaccaatcataatCGCTCTTCGAGTtttcctaggtcaagaatttcaggaatgtacatgaacaggagaaatatcaccaaacaaacATCTTAGCAGAATAAAAACGTCAGTGcatttccaacatgatcacatggcaAATCAACATACGCCATCCcgtatcagacatttttgcatcaattaaaatTTGTTCATCCTGTGGCATTACTGAGTGCGTTGGGCAAACAATCTCCGAGACACATGTTCTGGCccaatggaaaccaggaagtaattcaTAGAAACAATGGTGGGCACAATTCAGAGATTGatttttttgctctaaaattaaatttttactccactgatggataGGTATATGCTTGGAGTTTGGGTTAGGTAGTAGGGTTCATAAacaatgcattcctgttgactgtattacataatttatcactgaaaatacaacttgcttaaaCTATTTGCTATTTGCTAACTATTTGTGGAAATTTAATCTCaagaacacttccagctttggccactgggggaagtggTTCGAAATTTCACCAAGCACAGTCCAATTTCAGCTGCAGAACACCGAATTCAGTGAGCTCGAATgggaattttgtcataatttaaagGCAAACTGAAATAAGACTGTTTGCCTAGTAAGTCTAAATTAGCctcaagaaagaaagacaaaaatatGTTCTTACTTTGTAGCTTCTTCTGTGCCTCCTTCTCCATCTGCTTTGCCCTCTTCCTCCATCTTCTGCTCATCTGAGATCAGCTCCTGGTTCTTGTGTCTGCGAATACACTTCACCACCACCATAGACAGAATCAGCAGAGCAAGAATGCCCCCCACAGATGCCCCCATGGCAACAGCAATGGTCGAGTCTCTTGGTGGTGGTACTGCATGTTGCAAGAGAAAAAAGAACAAGAGATACTGACAGCAGAGTTCACTGGGAAAGCACATGGCTTCGAGTACAGTAAAGAAAGGGTTCATGCAATGTCAGTGCACTTAAGCACTTAAGTATTTGATCTTAGCTAATACGGAGCTTCTTCTACTGAGAAAGGCAGTTTCCATTGCTTTCACAAAGAATTGGGGCTGGATTTAAACATTCTTAAGAATTAAGTTGTTCTTTTATAAAACTACTATTTAAGAAAACTATAACTATAAaaaaagttacgaatattttgtattaatgAAAAGACTGCCATTCTCAcctccaattgtttttttttttttttttttttttttttattcctatagttagtcagtccattctaatccaaaattttgaaccacaACAGAGGAAAAAGAAACTGTTATCGAGCCGTTGAGCCAGATTGGTATGGAACAACATTATTCTGCAATGTTAAATGTTCAGCCTGATGCCAGAAAAGCGCCTCAAGTGACCTACAAAATGTTGTCAATGTCATGTGTGACTGGTTAGCTCCACCTGTGTAGCCGATTCTCttacaaaaaaacaactaaaaacacatctccTCTGTGAGTACTTGACTCAATCCTACTAATGCATTGTCTTCTTTTAAAATCTCATTCTCAATCTGATACTTTCATCACTGTCTCTTACTTTCCTCTTTGACTGAACTTCTCTGAGCAAACTTGAAACCCTAAACTGACCCTAAACTGTGTACTGCAGCACTTCTCATATGTAGGAtcttatgggcagaagaattaTCAATTTCCACACTGAATGACTTGAATCCTGGAACTACGCTgatattaccccccccccccccccccattcacaTGAGTTAAAGGCCATCTTCTGAAGAAACCCCCCAGGGTTGGCCATGGAAATCTTAGACGCTCCTTTGTCCTTTGATTTCACCAATTTgacacacttaaaaatgagacatttcctgtgtcacatgctaaaaCTCTGTACGAGACGAGGACATCACATCATAATCCAGGAACTTTAACACAGTTGCAAAACTAATTTTTCTTGGGATTTAACAatgcatatctatctatctatatatatatatatatatatatatatatatatatatatatatatatgtattatgagCTATTACACTGTACAAAGACTCCATTGTCTCATAATTCtacacttctgaatgcacataACCTAATTTTAATATGCTAAGATGCCTCACATGATGCCTGACTGTGGTTAGAATCATAAAATGCATTATTCTGACCTTGTGCATACATGATGCTCaattatacaatgtataataatgtatattcaaatgttaatgtgtagtGAAGTAACCATAAAAGGAAAATttgtcatgtttcatatgtaaataCTTGCCCATTTAtatagagaatgttgatgttaacagatATCATGTCTATAAAATGCATGATTAAATGTTGCCCTATTTTGAGCAGGAAATGGGAATCTTCACAGACAAAGACTCATcaatcaccttcagaaggagggacagagaGATGATCACCTGGTATCTTAAAAGATACTTCTGATTTTACTCAAGACACCTTTGGAGTGTGGCCAACCTCAACAGTACAAATCCTCCCCACCTAGGACGAACGCCCTCTTATTCGTTCCTCTTCTTAAGCTCTTCTTTGGCTCCTCTGCTTCCTCTCTTGCCCTTGTGGCTCTTAGCCTTCTTCGGTGCCCCTCTATCCTCGCACAATGTAGAGTCCAGGAAAGCTCGGAATGTAAAGTTCTGAGGAAACTTTTCTACCTCTGTGCTCTGTGACTCACCCACGTGATGGGAGTCGTGAGTCTTCCTTGCGGAAGGCCTCACTTCAAAGCTCATCATTACATCAAAAAACTATCCacaatcttaacagaggtccaaaacatcgacagaACAACAAAAAAGTTCTGCAAAGAGCCAACAGaccaaagcaatgcaaggaaacacaagtacatctccaaactttcgctgaaagtgctggtgtctctttaatataatttgagatATCCTATTGCAAATTGAATTAGACTAAATTAAGTATcgatggttctcaaggcattgtctatagactccatgaAGTTcagttggtcacactttatataagatggccttaactactatgtactaacattaaatacatataagactatgtatttactgtgtaattacatgttgttcttcaaaattcccacatttgctgctactgaggttgaggaacatgtaggtttaggagtaagggcaGGGTTAggattagagttaggttttggggtaagggttgggttaggggtaaagttaacagtgtaactacaaatttgagttggggtactcgagttcgaaCTTGGactgcaatgaacaaaataaataaataaaaataatgaaacagaaataaatggacactctgtctgcaagcagttgtagcaccctCTGATGtcgtagacatagccagagtttgtttcaccgtgttgagTAAACACATCTGCAGAGCcgcacactcagtcaaccaatacacttgaatgttactatggagactgctgtataacatcgattaccgaggtggctAGCATGACGAACACATAAAGACAAGTATTTAGCCAATGTcctagaaactacaaggcagtttcacacggcACAGGACCTTACAATTGGAAAAATCACACACgctgtttgtgcagccaagatggtgctcgcattgtggtttcatcatggttaagaactttattaagtcaagtcacccacatcatgtctctcacagtttattaaaacaattaaaattaaaaatgcagaaaaatattattaatatcgggctattaagtctttttaggcgtaatgtatccacacatgtaggcatctgttgtctcttgtggtccacacagtgttgtcagcttgatctggtccttgatgaattcactgtaactttttaaatagtctgggaaatttttttgtttgttgctaaagcagactgcaactctgaaaaacagataaacagcacctatttattgtttttctaattTAAAAGCATTGATGAGCTGCTCTTTTTcaattatagattgggtgaccagacgtcccggtttattacacaggacagtcccggtttttggtagagtcactgatttttttcttcttaaataaaATCTCATTGTCCTTCttgctattgtctctggtattgtttgcagagaagaaaatcaattttgtttcgtcacatgttgatttgacgatacattcattctagttttcagcaaatcagctgaaatgtgtctggttaccatggcaatgacgtcatgcgctcGCACTCTATATCgtcctgtcagtcagcgcaaatgctttttcaaaatgctttttcaataacgagctgaaagaagccgatccatgtATTCAAGCAAGACATTAAACTGTATGCGGGGTGTTTTccgaatgttcattttccccatgagcacggaggtaaatcagacaaatgTCATATTCAGACAGCtaaactgcactttttacattgtacaagcacttaaaggaatattccaggttcaatacaagttaagctcaatcaacaacatttgtggcataatgttgattaccacaaaaataaattttgactcctccctccttttctttaaaaaaagcaaaaatctgggttacagtgaggcacttaaaatggaagtgaatgtggccaatttataacattaaaatattaattgtttcaaaagtatagccataagacataaaggatatgcatgtaaacatgattttagtgtgataaaatcatttacaaaccttttctgtgtaaagttatagccaattttacaacttctttgccatgacgatTTAATGTCGACAAACCCGGGTGCCTGGGTTGTagcagtgagtaaagatgctgactaccacccctggagatcgagagtttgaatcccagggcatgctgagtgactccagccaggtctcctaagcaactaaattggcccggttgttagggagggtagagtcacgtggggtaacctcctcgtggtcgctataatgtggttggctcttggtggggcacatggtgagttgtgtgtggatgccgtggtggatggtacgaagcctccacacgtgctatgtctccgcggtaacgtgctcaacaagccatgtgataagatgtgcgggttgacggtctcagacatggaggcaactgaggtttgtcactaagtcactacgccaccacgaggacttaagagtatattggtcggccgatattagcctttcaccgatatatcagtatgcgccaatatgaaaacttttttcagaacatataatgcagaaaacaatgctttagaattggtgtcatagcgtagtttgtccagcagagcgcgctccgactcaaAAACcggaaaaagttttagcgcatcaaaataaagctgatggaaatgaaaattatcgctaaaattccacaagtgttgacataatattttttctgtttaactctagtgcataaactctatgtcgatacttcaaatgtcacgaaaaactggtctGGAAACACTTcttgttgagaaaattggcattaacgcaaaaatgtagtgtcacatgacagaatttaccccaatcgttagcctgtgttaatcatgatgacatacatccttgaaagccaatttattgtacatgattatggattgatctgaacggcataaagatccgatcactgcaaacatgacacaggtcaggaggcctgggaggcggccagggcagggactgggtcagaggcctgggaggtggccacagggctaagattgggtcaggaggcctgggaggcagccacagggcaaggaggcctgggaggcagccacagggcaaggactgggtcaggaggtggaaccgctggaggaggacaCTCTGGGGAAGCGGGCGAAGCTGCAGAAGACTCTgagggcaaagccgtggaagagtctgagggcggagccgtggaagagtcTGAAGGCGGAGCTGTGTAAGACTCTGGGTATGGAGCCGtgaaaggcggagccgtggaatactctgggggcagagccatgaaaggcggagccgtggaagataCTGGGGGTGGAGCCACGAAGGgtagagccgtggaagactctggggcggAACCGTTAAATGCagagccaaggaaggtggagccatggaaactctgggggcggagccgtggaaggtcgagccgtgagaggctcgagggcaAAGCCATAGAAGGCGGAGTCATGGGAGATGGATCCAGGGAatgcagagccgtgggaggctcgagggacagagccgtggaaggcagagccatgggaggctcgaagggcagagctgtggaaggcggagccatgggaggctcgaagggcagagccgtggaaggctcggggctgagagccgtggaatAGAGTACAGGCcgagactggggatcgacctccaCGGTCGAGAGCTCGGGTAGAGACTGgagaatgacctccgtggtcgtgagcatgggcagagactggggaatgacctccgtggtcgtgagcactgacagagactggggaacgacctctgagGTTGTGAGCACGGGCaaagactggggaacgacctccatggtcgaggacatgggcagagactggggaacgacctccgcggtcgtgagcactggcagagactggggaatgacctccacgGTCGAGAGCTTgggtagagactggggaacgacctccgtggtcgtgagcactggcagagacttgggaatgacctccgtggtcgtatgCATTAGCAGAAattggggaatgacctctgtggtcgtggacatgggcagagactggggaatgacctccgtggtcgtgagcactggcagagactggggaatgacctccatggttgtgagcacgggcaaagactggggaacgacctccatggtcgtgagcactggcagagactggggaacgacctccgtggtcatgagcactggcagagactggggaatgacctccacgGTCGTGTGCATTAGCAGAGattggggaatgacctccatggtcgtggacatgggcagagactggggaatgacctccgtggtcgtgagcactggcagagactggggaatgacctccatggttgtgagcacgggcaaagactggggaacgacctccatggttgtgagtactggcagagactggggaacgacctcagtggtcgtgagcactgccagagactggggaatgacctccgtggccgtggacatgggcagagactggggaacgacctccatggtggtgagcactggcagagactggggaacaacctccacgGTCGAGAGCTCGGGTAGAGCCTGGGGAactacctccatggtcgtgagcatgggcagagactgggcaacgacctccatggtcaagCTCActgacagagactggggaacgacct is a window encoding:
- the LOC127422039 gene encoding mucin-2-like isoform X2 → MEFTGLFMDLLKQDLPLLEYTAKFSQLATSSNILDPYLSSIYGMGLNFHHPTALLQVENLSFLEYVRATLSLHLLSLLTTLKEDPHKVPVVDPSQPSTAPISAPSTAPITAPSTAPISTPSTAPISMPSTASISMPSMACNHAPCWPKRRRRKRTLSQSLPMLTTTEVVPQSLPMSMTTEVVPQSLPVLTTMEVIPQSLPMSTTTEVIPQSLPMLTTMEVVPQSLPMSTTTEVVPQSLPVLTTTEVVPQSLPMSTTTEVVPQSLSVSLTMEVVAQSLPMLTTMEVVPQALPELSTVEVVPQSLPVLTTMEVVPQSLPMSTATEVIPQSLPVLTTTEVIPQSLPMSTTMEVIPQSLLMHTTVEVIPQSLPVLMTTEVIPQSLPMSTTTEVIPQFLLMHTTTEVIPKSLPVLTTTEVVPQSLPKLSTVEVIPQSLPVLTTAEVVPQSLPMSSTMEVVPQSLPVLTTSEVVPQSLSVLTTTEVIPQSLPMLTTTEVILQSLPELSTVEVDPQSRPVLYSTALSPEPSTALPFEPPMAPPSTALPFEPPMALPSTALSLEPPTALHSLDPSPMTPPSMALPSSLSRLDLPRLRPQSFHGSTFLGSAFNGSAPESSTALPFVAPPPVSSTAPPFMALPPEYSTAPPFTAPYPESYTAPPSDSSTAPPSDSSTALPSESSAASPASPECPPPAVPPPDPVLALWLPPRPPCPVAASQAS
- the LOC127422039 gene encoding mucin-2-like isoform X1, giving the protein MEFTGLFMDLLKQDLPLLEYTAKFSQLATSSNILDPYLSSIYGMGLNFHHPTALLQVENLSFLEYVRATLSLHLLSLLTTLKEDPHKVPVVDPSQPSTAPISAPSTAPITAPSTAPISTPSTAPISMPSTASISMPSMACNHAPCWPKRRRRKRTLSQSLPMLTTTEVVPQSLPMSMTTEVVPQSLPVLTTMEVIPQSLPMSTTTEVIPQSLPMLTTMEVVPQSLPMSTTTEVVPQSLPVLTTTEVVPQSLPMSTTTEVVPQSLSVSLTMEVVAQSLPMLTTMEVVPQALPELSTVEVVPQSLPVLTTMEVVPQSLPMSTATEVIPQSLPVLTTTEVIPQSLPMSTTMEVIPQSLLMHTTVEVIPQSLPVLMTTEVVPQSLPVLTTMEVVPQSLPVLTTMEVIPQSLPVLTTTEVIPQSLPMSTTTEVIPQFLLMHTTTEVIPKSLPVLTTTEVVPQSLPKLSTVEVIPQSLPVLTTAEVVPQSLPMSSTMEVVPQSLPVLTTSEVVPQSLSVLTTTEVIPQSLPMLTTTEVILQSLPELSTVEVDPQSRPVLYSTALSPEPSTALPFEPPMAPPSTALPFEPPMALPSTALSLEPPTALHSLDPSPMTPPSMALPSSLSRLDLPRLRPQSFHGSTFLGSAFNGSAPESSTALPFVAPPPVSSTAPPFMALPPEYSTAPPFTAPYPESYTAPPSDSSTAPPSDSSTALPSESSAASPASPECPPPAVPPPDPVLALWLPPRPPCPVAASQAS